ACTCTTTTTTGCTGCCAGTTTTTACTTCATACTCTACAGTTACTTTAATTGGATAGTTCTTTGATTCTATATCATCTTTTGCAAACAGTGTAAATTCTACAGGGGTCTCTTTTCCAGCTGCTAAACTTCCTATACTTTTGATAGACATAGATTTTGGTAAGATTTCTTCCCCTCCATCAACACTTACCCTTACATTATCTGCATCTTCATCACCAGTGTTTTTTAGGTTAAAGGAAACCGTAAAATTTTCATAAGGTACCACTGGATTTTCTGGGTAAATTAAGTTACTAAAGGCTAAATCAATTTCTTTAGAGGCGTTTGTTTCTAGAGGAAGATACACTTTAATCTCTGTTTCATAGGGAACATCATATTCGTCCTTATAGGTTAAGAAGAGTGTCAGGCTATAGTTCTCCTCCTCCAACTGAGAGTTTGCAGAAATATTATAATAAACTGTTCTTGCTTCTCCACCAGCCAGTGACTGAATATTGATTGTATCAAGGGCTGAATCCAGTATGAGCTCAGTGCTTGAAAATCCTCCTAATCTAGCTTTTATATCTTTAGCTGTTAAGTCTCCACTATTTTGTATACGAAAACCTACAGTTTTTGTACTACCACTCACCAACTTACCACCTTCAATTGTTGTATCCATTAGTTTTAATGATGGTACTTCATAGTCGTTTTCAATTTTTATATAAATGGTTTCAGTTAGACTAAAACTTCCACCATTCGACGAAGTATATTCTATGTTTAGTGTCAATGGATAGGTTTTTGCCTCCGCATTCTTACGAATATTTAAATTAAACACTGCATTCTCTGTATTACGCCCGTAAATAGAAGAGACTTTTTTCTTTGTAAACAAACCGTCAATTTCGAAAGGAACGTTTTGCAAATCATTAGCAGTTAATGAAACAAATATATTCACCGCCTCTCCATTCGTAGTATTTTCTATTGGAATCGATAATCTAGCTTCTGTCCCGGCTTTAAATACAGGAATCTTATAATTTCTTCCAATAATTAGGTTAGGATTATCTCGTATTACATCCCCTTGCATTTGATATGTTCCAGTATTTGCTTCTGCACATAAAGGCATAGCGTATAAAATATTCACTAAGATTGTACTTATAAGAAGCAAACAAAAAAATTTATACTTCATGGCTTGTCCCCCTATTCTCTTCATAATTTACTTCAACTTTTTCAATATTGCCGTCTAAAATATAAAAAGTTCGATCGGCAAATGCTGCAATACTTCTATCATGGGTTACAATAATCAATGTTTGGTGATTTTTTTTAGCTAAGCTTAACATAAGTTGCAATACTTCCTGCGTAGTTTTCGAGTCCAAGTTACCCGTTGGTTCATCAGCGAAAACAATAGGAGGTTTGCTGACAAAAGCCCTTGCTATCCCTACCCGCTGCTGTTGTCCCCCACTCATCTGAGTAGGTTTGTGCTTAATGTATTTTTCCAGTCCGACAGCCTTAAGCATCATGAAAGCGGCCTTTTCTCGCACCTTTTTATTTACTCCCCTAAAGGTTAGTGGTAAGCTAACATTTTCCAATGCATTTAATGTAGGCATTAAATTATAGGACTGAAATATAAAACCTACATTTTTTTGTCTAAACTTTGTTAACTGTTTTTCGCTCATTTTTTCAATAAACTTTCCATGAATTTTAATACTTCCCTTGGTTGGTTTTTCTAGCCCCGCCATCAGGTTTAAGAGGGTAGACTTTCCAGACCCAGAAGTCCCTAACAAACAACAAATTTCTCCAGCTTTGATATCCATGGAGATATCATCTAGCGCTATCACTTTTTCATCTCCTATCCTAAATATTTTTCTAACATTTTTTATCTCCATTGCATAGGTAATATGTATCCCCCCAATCCAAAATTTTATTGATATGGAAAAAAAGGCCAGTACTAACTACTTATTAGACGATTTTTGCCGAAAAAAGTTTCATAAAAATCCCCACGAAATTTAAGTTTCATGGGGATTTTTATAGGTTAATTTTTTTTGTATTTATTTGTAAAAACTTTTTCATACAACAAGTCTTTTTCCTGGTAGAGAGACTTTTCTTCGTCAGGATAACCTATGGCTATAATAGATTCAACCCTCATTTCCTCGGGAATATCCAGCGTCTTTTTAACATAGGATTCTGCTGCAATTTCTGCACTATGTTGTCTTTCTCTTATCTGAATCCAACATGAACCTAAACCCATAGTCTCTGCCATGACTTGAATCAAAATAGATGCAATGGAAGTATCCTCCACCCAAACATCACTTTTCCTCTCATCTCCCAAAACTACAATAGCCAAAGGAGCATCCTTTAAAAAAGAAGCACCATGCTCTTTTGCTTTAGAAAGATCTGCTATCAACTTCTCATCCGTTACCACAATAAACTCCCAAGGTCGAATACTCCTAGAAGATGGAGCTAATAAAGCTGCCTTTATCAACGCATCAATTTTTTCTTGTTCTACTTTTGCTTCCTCAAACTTGCGAATACTTCTTCTTTTCTTTAATAAATCTAACATCTCCTGCCTCCTTTGAAAATTTGTCATTATTTATTATTATAGCATAAATGCTATTTTTACTACCTCAGATAAGCACGAAACAAGGAGAATACATGATCTACTATAATGATATCAAAAGCACATCTTTAACACTTTTAAAACTATAAGACCCAATTAAACAAAAATCCCACCAATACAATTCCAATCCCCGTAATACTCACGAAAATACCAATCAATTTTGGCTTTATTACCTTTTTTAACAGAATAATAGAGGGTAAGGATAAAGCTACAACAGACATCATAAAGGCCAGTGCTGTACCAACCCCTACTCCTTTATTAATCAATGCTTCCGCAATAGGTATAGTACCAACGGCATTAGAATATAAGGGAATTCCAAATAATACCCCTACGAAAACTGCTAAAGGATTGTTGGGTCCTGCATATTTAGCTAACAAATCTTCTGGTGCCCATCCATGGATCAATGCCCCAATGCCAATCCCTATAACAACATATATCCAAATATCCCTTACAATATCCACCACACTATCCTTAGCGTGAATAAGTCGTTGCTTTCTTGTCATTTCCGTTGCTGCTGTCTCACCTATTTTTATGTTAAAAACATATTCTTCCACTAGGTGATATAGGTTAAATTTCTCTATGATTAATCCAGTAATAATTCCAATAGCCATGCCCGCCAAGGTATATAAAATAGCTATTTTAGGACCAAAACTAACAAATAGATATCCTAAAGCAATTTCATTGACAATAGGAGAAGTTACTAAAAAGGTGAAGGTAACGCCTAATGGAATCCCTGCCTCCACAAAACCAATAAAGATAGGTACAGTGGAGCAGGAACAAAAAGGTGAAACCACTCCCAACATAGAAGCAATCACATATGCCCAAATCCCATGAAACTTCGCCAACATTGCCTTCACCTTTTCTGGGGGAAAATAGCTACGGATATAGGTTATGATAAAAATCATGAAGCTAAGTAAAAATATTATTTTTACAGTATCATAGATAAAAAAATGAACTGCATCATAAAAAGTATCTCCTGTCCAGATATCAAAACCAAGAAGCTGTAAAATCCAGTGAA
The sequence above is drawn from the Clostridium formicaceticum genome and encodes:
- a CDS encoding COG1361 S-layer family protein, with the translated sequence MKYKFFCLLLISTILVNILYAMPLCAEANTGTYQMQGDVIRDNPNLIIGRNYKIPVFKAGTEARLSIPIENTTNGEAVNIFVSLTANDLQNVPFEIDGLFTKKKVSSIYGRNTENAVFNLNIRKNAEAKTYPLTLNIEYTSSNGGSFSLTETIYIKIENDYEVPSLKLMDTTIEGGKLVSGSTKTVGFRIQNSGDLTAKDIKARLGGFSSTELILDSALDTINIQSLAGGEARTVYYNISANSQLEEENYSLTLFLTYKDEYDVPYETEIKVYLPLETNASKEIDLAFSNLIYPENPVVPYENFTVSFNLKNTGDEDADNVRVSVDGGEEILPKSMSIKSIGSLAAGKETPVEFTLFAKDDIESKNYPIKVTVEYEVKTGSKKELQSVSQYIGVFVNSDDEETGIPKVIVDYYDYGKEFIEAGTAFPLNISFYNTHKSNDVRNIRVSISSDGDIFSPVGSSNSFYIDKINANSRVERTVSLRPKINAEYKTHNIFVDIEYEDTKGKDHSIKELIGIPVIQETSLMIGDIITPTENYLGSPIGMSLEFYNAGRGLMRNMMISIEGDFDTQEGSLYIGNLEAGKNNYYDATIIPTSVGTLIGKIIFSYDDEINQHFSIEKEFTLEISEQMQEFMPEPFQQPENVRESSGRRKLFVIIGIIIVGGIVGITLYRRRKKRLEEVDMYE
- a CDS encoding ABC transporter ATP-binding protein; its protein translation is MEIKNVRKIFRIGDEKVIALDDISMDIKAGEICCLLGTSGSGKSTLLNLMAGLEKPTKGSIKIHGKFIEKMSEKQLTKFRQKNVGFIFQSYNLMPTLNALENVSLPLTFRGVNKKVREKAAFMMLKAVGLEKYIKHKPTQMSGGQQQRVGIARAFVSKPPIVFADEPTGNLDSKTTQEVLQLMLSLAKKNHQTLIIVTHDRSIAAFADRTFYILDGNIEKVEVNYEENRGTSHEV
- a CDS encoding nitroreductase family protein, which encodes MLDLLKKRRSIRKFEEAKVEQEKIDALIKAALLAPSSRSIRPWEFIVVTDEKLIADLSKAKEHGASFLKDAPLAIVVLGDERKSDVWVEDTSIASILIQVMAETMGLGSCWIQIRERQHSAEIAAESYVKKTLDIPEEMRVESIIAIGYPDEEKSLYQEKDLLYEKVFTNKYKKN
- a CDS encoding permease; the protein is MFERFGHLVAPYVVRFIHWILQLLGFDIWTGDTFYDAVHFFIYDTVKIIFLLSFMIFIITYIRSYFPPEKVKAMLAKFHGIWAYVIASMLGVVSPFCSCSTVPIFIGFVEAGIPLGVTFTFLVTSPIVNEIALGYLFVSFGPKIAILYTLAGMAIGIITGLIIEKFNLYHLVEEYVFNIKIGETAATEMTRKQRLIHAKDSVVDIVRDIWIYVVIGIGIGALIHGWAPEDLLAKYAGPNNPLAVFVGVLFGIPLYSNAVGTIPIAEALINKGVGVGTALAFMMSVVALSLPSIILLKKVIKPKLIGIFVSITGIGIVLVGFLFNWVL